A portion of the Roseovarius sp. SCSIO 43702 genome contains these proteins:
- a CDS encoding type 1 glutamine amidotransferase has translation MKIGILQTGHGTPEMIAAQGDMDQLFMKLLDGHGFEFKTYSVVDGIFPDSIEAADGWLITGSKHGAYEDHPWIPPLEQFIRDVHADGRPMIGVCFGHQIIAQAMGGKVEKFGGGWSVGHRDYEIDGETFYLNAWHQDQVVEVPEGAEVIGHNDFCAHAAMLYDDRILTIQPHPEFNSEVIDILIRTRGAGVVPEELLERAKSRLDKPSDSARFADRMAAFFKRGS, from the coding sequence GTGAAAATCGGCATACTCCAGACAGGGCACGGCACGCCCGAGATGATCGCGGCCCAGGGCGACATGGACCAGCTGTTCATGAAACTGCTCGACGGGCACGGGTTCGAATTCAAGACCTACTCGGTGGTCGACGGCATCTTCCCCGACAGCATCGAGGCGGCGGATGGCTGGCTCATCACCGGCTCCAAGCACGGTGCCTACGAGGATCACCCCTGGATCCCCCCGCTCGAGCAGTTCATCCGCGATGTCCATGCCGACGGTCGCCCCATGATCGGCGTCTGTTTCGGACACCAGATCATCGCGCAGGCCATGGGCGGCAAGGTCGAGAAGTTCGGCGGCGGCTGGTCGGTGGGGCACCGGGACTACGAGATCGACGGCGAGACGTTCTATCTCAACGCCTGGCACCAGGACCAGGTGGTCGAGGTGCCCGAGGGCGCCGAGGTGATCGGGCACAACGATTTCTGTGCCCACGCGGCCATGCTCTACGATGACCGCATTCTCACGATCCAGCCCCACCCCGAGTTCAACAGCGAGGTGATCGACATCCTCATCCGCACGCGCGGCGCCGGTGTCGTTCCCGAAGAGCTTCTGGAACGCGCGAAATCGCGGCTCGACAAACCCTCCGACAGCGCGCGCTTCGCCGATCGCATGGCGGCCTTCTTCAAACGAGGTTCCTGA
- a CDS encoding transporter substrate-binding domain-containing protein, which produces MKKILLTTAALALTAGIAAAETIRMGTEGAYPPYNFINDSGEVDGFERELGDELCKRAELTCEWVTNEWDSIIPNLVSGNYDTIIAGMSITDERDEVIDFTQNYTQPDPSAYLVASEDVDLENGIIAAQTGTIQAAFIADSGATLVEFATPEETIAAVRNGEADAVLADKAYLAPVAAEDDGLMLLEQEEMIGGGIGMGVRESDTELKEKFDAAIQSMKDDGSLNALLEKWEIGPGF; this is translated from the coding sequence ATGAAGAAAATCCTTCTCACCACCGCCGCGCTCGCGCTCACCGCCGGCATCGCCGCGGCCGAGACGATCCGCATGGGCACCGAGGGCGCCTACCCTCCGTACAACTTCATCAACGATTCCGGTGAGGTGGACGGGTTCGAGCGCGAGCTGGGCGACGAGCTCTGCAAGCGCGCCGAACTGACCTGCGAATGGGTGACGAACGAATGGGATTCGATCATCCCGAACCTCGTGTCGGGCAACTACGACACGATCATCGCGGGCATGTCGATCACCGACGAGCGTGACGAGGTCATCGACTTCACCCAGAACTACACGCAGCCCGATCCCTCGGCCTATCTCGTCGCGTCCGAAGACGTGGATCTCGAGAACGGCATCATCGCGGCACAGACCGGCACGATCCAGGCGGCCTTCATCGCCGATTCCGGCGCCACGCTCGTCGAATTCGCGACGCCCGAGGAAACCATCGCGGCCGTCCGCAACGGCGAGGCCGACGCGGTCCTGGCCGACAAGGCCTATCTCGCGCCCGTCGCGGCCGAGGATGACGGCCTGATGCTGCTCGAGCAGGAAGAGATGATCGGCGGCGGCATCGGCATGGGCGTGCGCGAAAGCGATACCGAGCTCAAGGAGAAGTTCGACGCCGCGATCCAGTCCATGAAGGACGACGGCTCGCTCAACGCGCTGCTCGAGAAATGGGAAATCGGTCCGGGCTTCTGA
- a CDS encoding glutamine synthetase family protein has product MSDWTDQLPEAARAYLEGRRLDEVECIISDLPGIARGKAVPASKFARQDYFHLPDSIFYQTITGDWGEAAGEDGFIEKDMVLRPDMATATAAPWTGDWTLQVIHDAFDNKGDPIPYSPRNVLHRVVGLYREMGLVPVVAPEMEFFIVARNTDPAKEIEPMMGRSGRPAAARQAYSMTAVDEFGPVIDDIYDFAEAQGFEIDGITQEGGAGQLEINLNHGDPVALADEVFYFKRLIREAALRHGAFATFMAKPIADEPGSAMHIHHSVLDAETGENIFSDKDGGETDAFRHFIGGMQKHMPSAIAVIAPYVNSYRRYVKDHAAPINLAWGRDNRTTGIRIPISGHKSRRVENRLAGMDCNPYLGIAASLACGLLGLKNKLEPDAEFKGDAYEGDEDIPREQGEALSLFDEATELHEILHPEFARVYSIVKYAEYDEFLQVISPWEREHLLLNV; this is encoded by the coding sequence ATGTCCGACTGGACCGACCAACTCCCAGAGGCCGCCCGCGCCTATCTCGAGGGGCGCCGCCTCGACGAGGTCGAATGCATCATCTCGGACCTGCCCGGCATCGCGCGCGGCAAGGCCGTGCCCGCGTCGAAATTCGCGCGGCAGGATTATTTCCACCTGCCCGATTCGATCTTCTACCAGACCATCACCGGCGACTGGGGCGAGGCCGCGGGCGAGGACGGCTTCATCGAGAAGGACATGGTTCTGCGCCCCGACATGGCCACGGCGACGGCCGCGCCGTGGACCGGCGACTGGACCCTTCAGGTCATCCATGACGCCTTCGACAACAAGGGCGATCCGATCCCCTACAGCCCGCGCAACGTGCTCCACCGCGTCGTCGGTCTCTATCGCGAAATGGGGCTCGTGCCGGTCGTGGCCCCCGAGATGGAATTCTTCATCGTCGCGCGCAACACCGATCCCGCGAAGGAGATCGAGCCGATGATGGGCCGCTCGGGCCGTCCCGCCGCCGCGCGCCAGGCCTATTCCATGACCGCCGTGGACGAGTTCGGCCCCGTGATCGACGACATCTACGATTTCGCCGAGGCGCAGGGCTTCGAGATCGACGGCATCACGCAGGAAGGCGGCGCGGGTCAGCTCGAGATCAACCTCAACCACGGCGATCCCGTGGCTCTCGCCGACGAGGTCTTCTACTTCAAGCGGCTCATCCGCGAGGCCGCCCTGCGTCACGGTGCCTTCGCCACCTTCATGGCCAAGCCCATCGCGGACGAGCCGGGAAGCGCCATGCACATCCACCATTCCGTTCTCGACGCCGAGACCGGAGAGAACATCTTTTCCGACAAGGACGGCGGAGAGACGGACGCCTTCCGCCACTTCATCGGCGGCATGCAGAAACACATGCCCTCGGCCATTGCCGTCATCGCGCCCTACGTCAACAGCTATCGCCGCTACGTCAAGGACCACGCCGCGCCCATCAACCTCGCCTGGGGGCGCGACAACCGCACCACCGGCATCCGCATCCCGATCTCGGGCCACAAGTCGCGCCGCGTCGAAAACCGTCTCGCAGGGATGGATTGCAACCCCTATCTCGGCATCGCGGCAAGCCTCGCCTGCGGCCTTCTGGGCCTCAAGAACAAGCTCGAGCCCGACGCCGAGTTCAAGGGCGACGCCTACGAGGGCGACGAGGACATCCCCCGCGAACAGGGCGAGGCGCTGAGCCTTTTCGACGAGGCGACCGAGCTGCACGAGATCCTGCACCCCGAATTCGCGCGCGTCTATTCCATCGTGAAATACGCCGAGTATGACGAATTCCTCCAGGTCATCTCGCCATGGGAGCGCGAGCATCTCCTGCTGAATGTCTAG
- a CDS encoding antibiotic biosynthesis monooxygenase, with amino-acid sequence MPHIVKQPSHQTVITTFEMTPGTCQDLLDALTDAYENFISKQPGFIAAGLHVNDAQTRIANYSQWERREDFQAMLRSEEMRRRNREIHSLCRSFEPVMYDVAATFD; translated from the coding sequence ATGCCGCATATCGTCAAACAGCCCAGCCACCAGACCGTGATCACAACCTTCGAGATGACGCCCGGCACCTGCCAGGATCTTCTCGATGCCCTGACCGACGCCTACGAGAATTTCATCTCGAAGCAGCCGGGATTCATCGCCGCGGGCCTGCATGTGAACGACGCGCAGACGCGGATCGCGAACTATTCCCAGTGGGAACGGCGCGAGGATTTCCAGGCGATGCTGCGCAGCGAGGAGATGCGGCGGCGCAACCGGGAGATCCACAGCCTGTGCCGGAGTTTCGAGCCGGTCATGTATGACGTGGCGGCGACCTTCGACTGA
- a CDS encoding ABC transporter permease codes for MSCLQTIQDYGLRAIGIGERLLPRENFTLCEQFTLIGSGMIWNIYFGVCALVAGFFFANALAVAKGSRHAVLRKPAEWFIFVFRGSPLFIQFFFGYFFFLTLKQSYPVFEPFTAAWLGALVVLFLNTAAYSGEIFYGALRSIPKGDVEAADAYGFSGWPRFRRIVWPTMLRLAWPAYTNEAIFLFHSTALVFFAGFPTWQQRGDALYYANYFADKTFNPFVPYPILAMYFILLTLAVIAIFGFINRRLNRHLPQEARRKMKLGVNLFR; via the coding sequence ATGTCCTGCCTCCAGACCATCCAGGACTACGGCCTGCGCGCCATCGGCATCGGCGAGCGACTCCTGCCGCGCGAGAATTTCACCCTCTGCGAGCAATTCACCCTCATCGGCTCGGGGATGATCTGGAACATCTATTTCGGCGTCTGCGCGCTCGTGGCGGGGTTCTTCTTCGCCAACGCCCTCGCCGTGGCCAAGGGATCGCGCCACGCGGTGCTGCGCAAGCCGGCCGAATGGTTCATCTTCGTCTTCCGCGGCTCGCCGCTCTTCATTCAGTTCTTCTTCGGCTATTTCTTCTTCCTCACGCTCAAGCAATCCTACCCGGTTTTCGAACCCTTCACTGCCGCGTGGCTGGGGGCACTGGTCGTGTTGTTTTTGAACACGGCCGCCTACTCGGGCGAAATTTTCTATGGCGCGCTGCGCTCGATCCCCAAGGGCGACGTGGAAGCTGCGGACGCCTATGGCTTCTCGGGCTGGCCGCGCTTTCGCCGGATCGTCTGGCCCACGATGCTACGGCTCGCCTGGCCCGCCTACACGAACGAGGCGATCTTTCTCTTCCACTCCACCGCTCTGGTGTTCTTCGCAGGTTTTCCCACGTGGCAACAACGCGGCGATGCCCTCTACTATGCGAACTATTTCGCGGACAAGACATTCAACCCGTTCGTGCCCTACCCGATCCTCGCGATGTATTTCATCCTGCTCACGCTCGCCGTCATCGCGATCTTCGGCTTCATCAACCGCCGCCTGAACCGGCACCTCCCGCAGGAAGCGCGGCGCAAGATGAAGCTCGGCGTGAACCTGTTTCGCTGA
- a CDS encoding FAD-binding oxidoreductase, whose protein sequence is MNLLHVNDRPGRHPESWYAATSEPLEDFPVLKGETRADVCVVGAGFTGLSAALHLAEAGLDVVLLEAQRVGFGASGRNGGQLGSGQRQDQRSLEKMMGRDDAAKLWDLAEEAKDLVKSLVTRHRIDCHLKPGIAHACFSASEMEEEHADARHLRERYRYDQIELLDAEAFHALCPSPAYHGGTLDMGAAHLHPLRFALGLGRAARDAGVRIFERAEVHDIAEGSPATIRTAQGSVTADHVILACNGYLGGLNRQVAARVMPINNFIIATEPLGDEAARVLTRDVAVADTKFVVNYFRLSHDKRLLFGGGESYGYRFPRDIRATVMKPMLEIYPHLRDVRVDYAWGGTLAITMKRLPYLTRLAPNMLSASGYSGHGVGTATHAGRLMAEAVRGQASGFDTMSRLPVPRFPGGSAFRSPLLVLAMSWYAMRDRLGI, encoded by the coding sequence ATGAACCTTCTCCACGTCAACGACCGCCCCGGCCGGCATCCCGAAAGCTGGTATGCCGCGACCTCCGAGCCGCTCGAGGACTTTCCCGTTCTCAAGGGCGAGACGCGCGCCGATGTCTGCGTCGTGGGCGCGGGTTTCACCGGCCTGTCTGCGGCGCTGCACCTGGCCGAGGCCGGGCTCGACGTCGTGCTCCTCGAAGCGCAGCGCGTGGGCTTCGGCGCCTCGGGCCGCAACGGCGGACAACTCGGCTCGGGTCAGCGCCAGGACCAGCGCAGCCTCGAGAAGATGATGGGCCGCGACGACGCGGCGAAGCTCTGGGATCTCGCCGAAGAGGCCAAGGATCTCGTCAAATCGCTCGTCACCCGTCACCGGATCGACTGCCATCTCAAACCCGGCATCGCCCATGCCTGCTTTTCGGCCTCCGAGATGGAGGAGGAACACGCCGACGCGCGCCATCTTCGGGAGCGGTACCGCTATGACCAAATCGAGCTGCTCGACGCCGAGGCTTTCCACGCGCTCTGCCCCTCCCCCGCCTATCACGGTGGCACCCTCGACATGGGCGCGGCGCATCTTCATCCCCTGCGCTTCGCGCTCGGTCTGGGACGCGCCGCGCGCGATGCGGGCGTGCGCATCTTCGAACGCGCCGAGGTTCACGACATCGCCGAAGGCAGTCCTGCCACGATCCGCACGGCCCAGGGCAGCGTCACCGCCGATCACGTGATCCTCGCCTGCAACGGGTATCTGGGCGGTCTCAACCGTCAGGTCGCGGCGCGCGTCATGCCGATCAACAATTTCATCATCGCCACCGAACCGCTGGGCGACGAAGCCGCGCGCGTCCTCACCCGCGACGTGGCCGTGGCCGACACGAAATTCGTGGTGAACTACTTCCGGCTCAGCCACGACAAGCGCCTGCTTTTCGGCGGTGGCGAGAGCTACGGCTACAGGTTCCCCCGCGACATCCGCGCGACGGTCATGAAACCGATGCTCGAGATCTACCCCCACCTGCGCGACGTGCGCGTCGATTACGCCTGGGGCGGCACGCTCGCCATCACGATGAAGCGCCTGCCCTACCTCACGCGGCTCGCACCCAACATGCTGAGCGCCTCGGGCTATTCGGGCCACGGCGTCGGCACTGCCACCCATGCGGGCCGGCTCATGGCCGAGGCGGTGCGCGGCCAGGCGTCGGGCTTCGACACGATGTCGCGCCTGCCGGTGCCGCGCTTCCCCGGTGGCTCGGCCTTCCGTTCACCGCTCCTGGTGCTCGCGATGAGCTGGTATGCGATGCGCGACCGGCTGGGGATCTGA
- a CDS encoding ABC transporter permease: MFSYCTDPSTLEGLTWLSCYLTTGKHMSLYYSLGVVLLLLAITAPTALLFGFFGAMAARSRFTPLSWLGKLYIAIVRGVPDIAFFLFFVIALDQMFEWTRHQVLCPDWNQPIRIGNDFVVCPEAKLPLGTAPQWVHETYGFTLAVLTFAIVFGAFAANVLFGAMRAVPRGQIETAEAYGMTRAQAFRRILVPQMWIYALPGLSNLWMVLIKATPLLFLLGVEDIVYWARELGGTKTGRFTEYPHGDWRMWYFLALLVFYLIFTRISEIYLEKLTQRLNHGQATTGGEAQRKAGA, encoded by the coding sequence ATGTTTTCCTACTGCACCGATCCCAGCACGCTCGAAGGGCTCACCTGGCTCTCGTGCTACCTGACGACCGGCAAGCACATGTCGCTCTACTACTCGCTCGGGGTGGTGCTTCTGCTCCTGGCGATCACGGCGCCCACGGCGCTTCTTTTCGGGTTCTTCGGCGCCATGGCCGCGCGGTCGCGCTTCACGCCCCTGTCGTGGCTGGGCAAGCTCTACATCGCGATCGTGCGCGGCGTGCCCGACATCGCGTTCTTTCTCTTCTTCGTCATCGCGCTCGACCAGATGTTCGAATGGACACGCCATCAGGTCCTCTGCCCGGACTGGAACCAGCCCATCCGCATCGGCAATGACTTCGTCGTCTGTCCAGAGGCCAAGCTGCCGCTCGGCACCGCGCCGCAATGGGTGCACGAGACCTACGGCTTCACGCTCGCGGTGCTGACCTTCGCCATCGTTTTCGGCGCCTTCGCGGCCAACGTGCTGTTCGGCGCGATGCGCGCCGTGCCGCGCGGACAGATCGAGACGGCCGAGGCCTACGGCATGACCCGCGCGCAGGCGTTCCGCCGCATCCTCGTGCCCCAGATGTGGATCTATGCGCTACCGGGCCTCTCGAACCTCTGGATGGTGCTCATCAAGGCCACGCCGCTCCTATTTCTTCTGGGGGTCGAGGATATCGTCTACTGGGCGCGCGAACTGGGCGGCACCAAGACCGGACGCTTTACCGAGTATCCGCATGGCGACTGGCGCATGTGGTATTTCCTGGCGCTGCTGGTCTTCTACCTGATTTTCACCCGGATATCCGAGATTTATCTCGAGAAGCTGACCCAGCGCCTCAACCACGGCCAAGCCACCACCGGCGGCGAAGCGCAGCGAAAGGCGGGTGCCTGA
- a CDS encoding glutamine synthetase family protein translates to MSSHPQTIRVAISDLNGVMRGKRLPGDYALKLAKGAVQLPLSVINVDVTGADIEDSPLVFETGDADGILVPTGRGPVPLPWLDSDQPLYPMELRRSRDTPFEADPRTALRWVLEGFTRHGWTVQAATELEFTLVDDAGHALGPVRNPLNDRPVEMAEILALGHMDAFDSFLTDLYTGAQEMGIPAQTVTSESGIGQFEITLHHQEALRAADDTWLFKELIRGMARRHGMAATFMAKPFEDDAGNGMHVHFSIWDADGRNMLDERTPEGQARLDGAIAGSLAAMEGATLIYAPHANSYARLVPGAHAPTSICWGHDNRTAALRIPRGGPETRRLEHRVAGGDTNPYLVMAVILGAALHGIDKGLTPPEPITGNAYDQDCPQLAPDWATAIERFETCPIMAEIFPPLLRDCLLRCKRQEMEVMDGIDPDAHWKTYLDTA, encoded by the coding sequence ATGTCCAGCCACCCCCAGACCATCCGGGTCGCCATCAGCGACCTCAACGGTGTCATGCGCGGCAAGCGCCTGCCGGGCGACTATGCCCTGAAGCTCGCCAAGGGCGCAGTGCAACTGCCGCTGTCGGTCATCAACGTGGACGTGACCGGCGCCGATATCGAGGACAGCCCGCTCGTCTTCGAAACCGGCGACGCGGACGGCATCCTCGTTCCCACCGGGCGAGGCCCGGTGCCGCTCCCCTGGCTCGACAGCGATCAGCCGCTCTATCCGATGGAGCTTCGCCGCAGCCGCGACACCCCATTCGAGGCCGACCCCCGCACCGCGCTGCGATGGGTTCTCGAGGGGTTCACCCGGCACGGCTGGACCGTCCAGGCCGCCACCGAGCTCGAATTCACCCTTGTGGATGACGCCGGTCATGCGCTCGGGCCGGTGCGCAACCCGCTCAACGACCGGCCCGTCGAGATGGCCGAGATCCTCGCGCTCGGGCACATGGACGCCTTCGACAGCTTCCTGACCGACCTCTATACCGGCGCGCAGGAGATGGGCATCCCCGCCCAGACCGTCACCTCCGAATCCGGCATCGGCCAGTTCGAGATCACGCTCCACCACCAGGAGGCGCTGCGCGCCGCCGATGACACCTGGCTCTTCAAGGAACTGATCCGGGGCATGGCACGGCGGCACGGCATGGCCGCGACCTTCATGGCGAAACCCTTCGAGGACGATGCGGGCAACGGGATGCATGTGCATTTCTCGATCTGGGATGCCGACGGGCGCAACATGCTCGACGAGCGCACACCGGAGGGACAGGCGCGGCTCGACGGGGCCATCGCCGGCAGCCTCGCGGCGATGGAGGGGGCGACGCTCATCTACGCGCCCCACGCCAATTCCTACGCCCGGCTCGTCCCCGGCGCCCACGCGCCCACCTCGATCTGCTGGGGCCATGACAACCGGACAGCGGCGTTGCGCATCCCGCGCGGCGGTCCCGAGACGCGGCGCCTCGAACATCGCGTGGCCGGCGGCGACACCAACCCCTATCTCGTGATGGCGGTGATCCTCGGCGCGGCGCTGCATGGCATCGACAAGGGCCTCACCCCGCCCGAGCCCATCACCGGCAACGCCTATGACCAGGACTGCCCGCAGCTCGCACCCGACTGGGCCACGGCGATCGAGAGATTCGAGACCTGTCCGATCATGGCCGAAATATTTCCGCCGCTCCTGCGCGACTGCCTCCTGCGCTGCAAGCGGCAGGAAATGGAGGTCATGGACGGCATCGACCCCGATGCCCATTGGAAGACCTATCTCGACACGGCGTGA